The Usitatibacter rugosus genome segment CGTGGGGGCCGCGGCCGCGAAGGTGGGCTTCGGCGCGATCATCACCTCGGGCATCGGCAAGATCGTCCTCTTCATCTTCCTCTCGCCGGCGCTGGGGTTCCTCTTCGGAGGCCTGCTCCTCGTGGTGGTTTCCTGGGTCGTGCGCCGGTCGACGCCCACCCGGGTGGACCGCTGGTTCCGGCGCCTGCAGCTCGTCTCCGCCGGCCTCTATTCGCTCGGCCACGGCGGCAACGACGCGCAGAAGACCATCGGCATCATCTGGCTGGTGCTGATCGCGGCGAACGTCGAGGGCGCCAAGGAGCAGGTGCCCTACTGGGTGGTGATCTCCTGCTACGTGGCCATCGCCCTGGGCACGATGTTCGGCGGCTGGCGCATCGTGAAGACGATGGGGCAGAAGATCACGAAGCTGAAGCCCATCCATGGCTTCTGCGCCGAGACGGGCGGGGCGATCACGCTCTTCCTCGCCTCGTTCCTGGGCGTGCCGGTCTCCACCACGCACACCATCACCGGTGCCATCGTCGGCGTCGGCTCCACGCGCAACATCAACACCGTGCGCTGGGGCCTGGCGGGCACCATCGTATGGGCGTGGATCTTCACGATCCCGGCCTCCGCGCTGATCGCCGCGCTCGGCTGGACGATCGGCCGGCTGATCCTCTAGCTTTCGGGGGTCGTTGGCGGGATTCCCGCCGCAATCTCGTTCTATCCGGTGAGCGCCCCCATTCCGGGCGCGACTGGAGGCGACGATGAGGAAGCTCCCCCTGGTAGTCCTGCTCGCGGCGCTGGCCGTGCCCCCGGCCCTGGCCGACTGGGACGAAGCGCGCGAGAAGCGCGACGCCGCGGAGCGCAAGGCGCAAGCCGCCGAGAGCGCGCGCAAGAAAGCCGAGATGGATCGCATCCGGAGCGATACCGAGCTCAAGGCGGCCCGCGCCTACCTGGGGCCGGCCGCGGAGGGCAAGTCCGACGCCGAGGCCAGGCGCCTCTACGCCGAGAAGATGGCCGTCATCCAGCGTGCGGGGAAGGGCGATGCGGCCGCGAAGGCGCAGCTCCAGGGCCTGAACCCCGAGCAGCAGGCGCAGATGGACGCGGCCATGAAGGGCATGACCGGCAAATCCCTCACCGAGTTCAACTCGATGAGCGACGCCGAGATGAAGGCCTACCAGCGCGACATGGAGAAGAAGTACGGCAAGTAGCGATGCCGTGGCGAACCTTTCGCCGTCCGGGGGGCCTACCTCTCAACGAACACGAAAGGGAATCGCAATGACCGACGAAATCGCCAAGCTGTACGAGATGATCGAGGACCTCGACGTCGCGATGATGACCACGCGCCGCCGCGACGGCCACCTGGTCTCGCGAGCGATGTCCACGCAGAAAGCCGCGCCGGGCGCCGACCTCTGGTTCGTGACCTCGAACGCCACCCACAAGCTGGACGAGCTGATCGAGGACCCGCATGTAAACCTTGCCTACTACAAGGACCGCACGCGGGAATGGATTTCCGTCTCCGGGATCGCCACGGTCACGCAGGACCGCGCCACGATCGCGCAGCTTTTCGCCGAGGACTGGAAGGTGTGGTTCGGCCGCGAGGGCGACTCGCGCCATGGCACCCCGGACGATCCGCGCATCGTGCTGATCGGCGTCGAGGTCCACTCGGCGATGTTCCTCGAGGTGGACAAGCCGCAGCCCGTGGTGCTCTTCGAGCTGGTGAAGGGCTGGATTACCGGCAAGCCCGCGGAGCTCGGGAAGATGCACCACATCCAATGACCGTCTCGCAAATGACCGTCATTCCCGCGTAGGCGGGAATCCACCTGGGCCCCCGCTTTCGCGGGGGCGACGGTGGTTCAGTCGGCCTTGATGCTGGCGTCGGCGACGACCTTGCGCCACATCTCGATCTCGGTCTTGATCGTCGTGCCGAACTGCTGGGGGGTTCCGCCGGCGGGCGCCACGCCGTCATTCTGGAGCTGGTCCTCGGTCTCCTTGAGCTTCAAGGCCTTCACCACCGCGGCGTTGATCTTGTTCACGATCTCCGGCGGCATGCCCTTCGGCCCGATGAGGCCGTGCCACAGCGTCACGTCGTAGCCCGGCACGCCCGCCTCGATCACCGTCGGCGTGTTCGGCAGCGCGGGAATGCGCTTCGAGGTCGTCACCGCGAGCACGCGCAGCTTCCCGGCGTTGATCTGCGGCATCGCGGTGGACGCGCTGCTGAAGAACACCTGCGTCTGCCCCGCGATCGTGTCGGTCATCGCCGGGCCGCTGCCCTTGTAGGGCACGTGCGTCATCTTCGTTCCGGCCTTCAGGTTGAAGTACTCCGACGCGGCGTGGACGATGCTGCCGGAGCCGGAGCTCGCGAAATAGATCTCGTTGGGCTTGGCCTTCGCGAGCGCCACCAGCTCGCCCAGTGTCTTCGCGGCGACGTTCGGATTGACGACGATCAGCAGCGGACCCTGCGAGATCTGCACGATCGGCGTCATGTCGGCGACGGGATCGAAGTTGATCTTGTAGACGCTGGGATTGACCGTGTAGCTGGAGGCGATGAGGGTGAGCGTGTAGCCGTCGGGCGGCGACTTGATGCCCTGCTCGGCGCCGATGTTGCCGCCGGCCCCGGGCTTGTTCTCCACGATGAACGGCTGCTTCAGCTCTTCCGAGAGGCGCCGTGCGATGTAGCGCGCGATGAAGTCCGAGCCGCCGCCGGGCGCAAACGGCACGACGATGCGCACCGGCTTGTTCGGCCAGTCGGCGGCCTGGGCGTGGGCGAGCGAAGGCGCGGCGAGGAGCGCGGCGATCGCGAGGGCGATCCGGACGCGGGCGCGGTGCATCGGGTTCATGGATTTCTTCTCCTTGGACGGGTTGTTGTTCTTCATGCGGCGACCAGGCGGCGCGTCGGCACGAGCACCGAGCCTTCCATCAGGCGGCGCGCGGTGCGATAGACGACGGCTTCTTCGACATGCGGCGTGGCGCCGCCGGTGACGCGGGCGGCGACCGGCAGCCGCCCCGAGGGATGGCCGATCATCAGGTCGGCGTTCGGGTCCTCGGGCAGGCGCGCGAGCTGGGCGGCGATCGTTCCGGGAATGCGCATCGCGGAAGCGAGGCACATCGCGCCGGTGAGAGGAGACGCGCGGTGGGGCTGCCCCGCGGAGATCGAGCGCACCGTGATGTGCACGTCCGAGGCGGGCAGGATCTTTCCGCTCAGCATCGGGTTGTCGCGCGGCGTCGAGAGGATGCCGACCTGCGGCATGTTGCGGACTTTCGTGCGCGCCTCGTCCGCGGTCTTCACGATGCCCATGCGCACGGCCGACGCGACGCGGATCTCCTCGAAGCGCGCGATCATCGCGGCATCGGCCTCGAGGTCCGCGGGCAGCTCGGTGCCCTGCAGGCCGACGTCCTTCGCGGAAACGAACACGACGGGATTCGCGGCATCGACGAACGACACCTCGATCTTGCCAAGCCCGGGAACATCGAGCACGTCGCGGGCGTTGCCCGTCGGCAGCAGCTTGCCGGTGCCGGCACCACCCGGATCCAGAAATGCGAGGCGGATTGGAGAGCCGGTGCCCGCCACGCCCTGCAGGACGAAATCGCCATCCACCGCGGCCTTGCCGCCATCGAGTGAGAAGCGCGCGACGATGACCTTGCTCGTGTTGGTGTTGTGGATCCTCACGGTCGCCGTGTCGCCACTCGCGTCGACCAGGCCTTCGTCCACCGCGAACGGGCCGACGGCCGAGGAGATGTTCCCGCAGTTGGCCTTGTACTGGACGATCGGCGCGTCGACGGCCACCTGCCCGAATGTGTAGTCGACGTCGGCATCCGGCCGCGACGGCTTGCCGATGATGGCGATCTTCGAGAGCGACGAGATGCCGCCGCCCAGCCCATCCAGCTGGCGCTTGCCGGGATCGGGGCTGCCGATGGCGAGCGCGAAGATCGCGTCGCGTTGCTTCGGATCCGCGGGCAGGTCCTCGGCGCGGAACATGATCGCGCGGCTGGTTCCTCCCCGCATGTAGACGGCGCGGATGGCGGTTTGCGGCATGGTCAGGCAGCCTCCTTTTCGGGTTCGGCGCCGAGACGGCGCAGGACGAACGGCATCATGCCGCCCGCGACCCACACGTGCTGCTCGTTCGGCGTCTCGATGCGGCACTTGAGTTGAATCGTCTCGATCGTCCCGTCGGCGCGATGGATGCGTAGCGGCAGCATCGCGCGCGGTGCCACGCGGTGCGCGAGGCCTGCGAGATCGAAAGTCTCCGAGCCGTCGAGTCGCAGCGTCTGGCGCGTGACGCCCTCGGGAAACGCGAGCGGCAGGATGCCCATCATCACGAGGTTCGAGCGGTGGATGCGCTCGAAGCTCTCGGCGATCACGGCGCGTACGCCCAGCAGCGCCGAGCCCTTGGCGGCCCAGTCGCGCGACGAGCCCGCTCCGTAGTCGCGTCCGGCGACGATCACCAGCGGCACGCCTTCGGCCGCGTAGCGCTCGGCCGCGTCGAAGATGCTCAGCACTTCGCCACTCGGCACGTGGCGCGTGATGCCGCCCTCGCGGCCGCCGGCGAGCTCGTTCTTGAGACGAATGTTGGCGAACGTGCCGCGCACCATCACCTCATGGTTCGCGCGGCGCGATCCGTACGCGTTGAAATCGACGGAGGCCACGCCGCGCTCGCGCAGGTGCAACGCCGCGGGCGAGCCGGCGGCGATGTTGCCCACCGGCGAGATGTGGTCGGTGGTGATCCCGTCGCCCAGCATCAGCAGCGCGCGTGCGGCTTCGATGTCCGGGACGGGCGCGGCTACGGTCTCGAAGGAATCGAGGTAGGGCGGGCGGCGAATGTACGTGCTCTTCGCGGCCCACGGGAAGAGCGTGCCCTCCGGAGCCTCGAGCGCGGCCCATTCGGGGCTGCCGTCGAAGAGCGTGGCGTAGCTTTTCTCGAAGAGCTCCGGGGAGAGCACGTTGGCGCCCAGCTCGGCCACCTCGGCGTTCGAGGGCCACAGCTCTCGTAAGTAAACGGGCTTGCCGTCGCGGTCGGTGGCGAGCGGCTCCGACGTGAGGTCGATCCCCACGTGGCCCGCGATCGCGTAGGCCACGACGAGCGGCGGGGACATGAGGTAGTTGGCGCGCGCGAGCGGATGGATGCGGGCTTCGAAGTTGCGGTTGCCCGAGAGCACCGCGCAGGCGACGAGGTCGCGTTCGCGGATCTCCTCGGCGACTTTCGCATCGAGCTCACCCGAGTTGCCGCCACACGTGGCGCAGCCGTAACCCGCCACCTGGAAGCCGAGCGCGTCGAGATCCCGCTGCAGGCCGCTCGCTTCGAGGTAGCGCCCCACGACGAGCGAGCCGGGTGTGAGCGAGGTCTTCACCCACGGCTTCGACAGGAGGCCGCGCGCGACGGCCTTCCGCGCGAGCAGGCCGGCAGCGAGCATCACGGCCGGGTTCGACGTATTGGTGCAGCTCGTGATCGCGGCCACGACGATCGCGCCGTCGGAAAGCGTGCCCGTATCGGACGCGCCTCGCGTCATCTCCTCGCGGAAGTTTTCCGGCACGGCGCCGAGTGCCACGCGCGAGTGGGGCTTGCGCGGCCCCGCCACCGTCGGTTCCACGGTGGAGAGATCGAACTCGACGACATCGCTGAACGTGGGCTCGCGCGTCTCCGCGTCGCGCCACAGGCCCTGCGCGCGCGCATACGCCTCGACGAGGGCCACTCGCTTGGCATCGCGCCCGGTGAGCTCGAGATAGCGAAGCGTCTCCGTATCGATCGGGAAGAGGGCGCACGTCGAGCCGAACTCCGGCGCCATGTTGGCGAGCGTGACGCGGTCGGCGACCGGGAGTGTCGCGAGCGCGGGGCCGCAGAACTCGACCAGCGCGTCGATCACGCCGAACGCGCGCATCGTCTTCGTGAGTGTCAGCACGAGGTCGGTCGCGGTGATGCCTTCGCGGAGCTGCCCCGTGAGGCGCACGCCCACGATGCGCCCCAGCGGAACGATGAGCGGCAGGCCCAGCATCGCGGCCTCGGCCTCGATGCCGCCCACGCCCCAGCCGAGCACGCCGACGCCGTTCACCATCGTGCTGTGGCTGTCGGTGCCGACCATCGTGTCGGGGAAGGCGATCGGTTTTCCGTCGTGCGTCCCTGTGCGCACGACCTGCGCTATGCGCTCGATGTTCACCTGGTGGAGGATGCCGTTGCCCGGCGGGACGACACGCAGGCTGTCGAACGCGCCCTGCGCCCAGCGCGCGAGCTGGTAGCGCTCGGCGTTGCGCTCGAACTCGCGCGCGAGGT includes the following:
- a CDS encoding inorganic phosphate transporter, with translation MGGLEIGLGTLVLLVVLALAFDFMNGFHDAANSIATVVSTGVLRPQHAVAFAAFFNFVALFIFHLKVAATVGTGIVDPAVVDQYVIFGALCGAIAWNGITWWWGLPSSSSHALIGGLVGAAAAKVGFGAIITSGIGKIVLFIFLSPALGFLFGGLLLVVVSWVVRRSTPTRVDRWFRRLQLVSAGLYSLGHGGNDAQKTIGIIWLVLIAANVEGAKEQVPYWVVISCYVAIALGTMFGGWRIVKTMGQKITKLKPIHGFCAETGGAITLFLASFLGVPVSTTHTITGAIVGVGSTRNINTVRWGLAGTIVWAWIFTIPASALIAALGWTIGRLIL
- a CDS encoding pyridoxamine 5'-phosphate oxidase family protein, which produces MTDEIAKLYEMIEDLDVAMMTTRRRDGHLVSRAMSTQKAAPGADLWFVTSNATHKLDELIEDPHVNLAYYKDRTREWISVSGIATVTQDRATIAQLFAEDWKVWFGREGDSRHGTPDDPRIVLIGVEVHSAMFLEVDKPQPVVLFELVKGWITGKPAELGKMHHIQ
- a CDS encoding tripartite tricarboxylate transporter substrate binding protein, with the translated sequence MKNNNPSKEKKSMNPMHRARVRIALAIAALLAAPSLAHAQAADWPNKPVRIVVPFAPGGGSDFIARYIARRLSEELKQPFIVENKPGAGGNIGAEQGIKSPPDGYTLTLIASSYTVNPSVYKINFDPVADMTPIVQISQGPLLIVVNPNVAAKTLGELVALAKAKPNEIYFASSGSGSIVHAASEYFNLKAGTKMTHVPYKGSGPAMTDTIAGQTQVFFSSASTAMPQINAGKLRVLAVTTSKRIPALPNTPTVIEAGVPGYDVTLWHGLIGPKGMPPEIVNKINAAVVKALKLKETEDQLQNDGVAPAGGTPQQFGTTIKTEIEMWRKVVADASIKAD
- a CDS encoding 2-methylaconitate cis-trans isomerase PrpF family protein, with product MPQTAIRAVYMRGGTSRAIMFRAEDLPADPKQRDAIFALAIGSPDPGKRQLDGLGGGISSLSKIAIIGKPSRPDADVDYTFGQVAVDAPIVQYKANCGNISSAVGPFAVDEGLVDASGDTATVRIHNTNTSKVIVARFSLDGGKAAVDGDFVLQGVAGTGSPIRLAFLDPGGAGTGKLLPTGNARDVLDVPGLGKIEVSFVDAANPVVFVSAKDVGLQGTELPADLEADAAMIARFEEIRVASAVRMGIVKTADEARTKVRNMPQVGILSTPRDNPMLSGKILPASDVHITVRSISAGQPHRASPLTGAMCLASAMRIPGTIAAQLARLPEDPNADLMIGHPSGRLPVAARVTGGATPHVEEAVVYRTARRLMEGSVLVPTRRLVAA
- the acnA gene encoding aconitate hydratase AcnA → MFLRSLPPESGASYYSVDAFAIEAGIAVDTIPACLRILAENVLRHVGRNGVTAADLETLLRWKPEAPQTLAVPFHPARVLMQDYTGIPALVDLAALRDAMRDQGREPSRINPQIPVDLVIDHSLIVDRAGHAGALSFNLAREFERNAERYQLARWAQGAFDSLRVVPPGNGILHQVNIERIAQVVRTGTHDGKPIAFPDTMVGTDSHSTMVNGVGVLGWGVGGIEAEAAMLGLPLIVPLGRIVGVRLTGQLREGITATDLVLTLTKTMRAFGVIDALVEFCGPALATLPVADRVTLANMAPEFGSTCALFPIDTETLRYLELTGRDAKRVALVEAYARAQGLWRDAETREPTFSDVVEFDLSTVEPTVAGPRKPHSRVALGAVPENFREEMTRGASDTGTLSDGAIVVAAITSCTNTSNPAVMLAAGLLARKAVARGLLSKPWVKTSLTPGSLVVGRYLEASGLQRDLDALGFQVAGYGCATCGGNSGELDAKVAEEIRERDLVACAVLSGNRNFEARIHPLARANYLMSPPLVVAYAIAGHVGIDLTSEPLATDRDGKPVYLRELWPSNAEVAELGANVLSPELFEKSYATLFDGSPEWAALEAPEGTLFPWAAKSTYIRRPPYLDSFETVAAPVPDIEAARALLMLGDGITTDHISPVGNIAAGSPAALHLRERGVASVDFNAYGSRRANHEVMVRGTFANIRLKNELAGGREGGITRHVPSGEVLSIFDAAERYAAEGVPLVIVAGRDYGAGSSRDWAAKGSALLGVRAVIAESFERIHRSNLVMMGILPLAFPEGVTRQTLRLDGSETFDLAGLAHRVAPRAMLPLRIHRADGTIETIQLKCRIETPNEQHVWVAGGMMPFVLRRLGAEPEKEAA